The genomic interval TCCTAGATCAAAAACCCACCATTAGCTACTATGATAAATGCGCCAAATGATGTTCAATAGCCAACCAAAAGTTACACAAAGAGTTTCCCCTCTTGAACACAGCTTGTTGAATGACAAAGaaggaattaaaaaaaggttgtcAGAAAGTAGTAAAGCCAATTTCCAATGTTTCCGGTCCTCAAATTTGTCAACAAAATCAGGGTTGGCACGTTCCCAACTGAATCATTCACCAGATGCAAAGTCTACGCTCTTTACGAAGCGCTCTTTCACAGCTCACGCTCAGCGGCAGGAAGATAATGCGGAGGGGGGGTCTGCCGGTACTTCCACAATGGGAGGAGTGTGACATGTATTCCCAGCCCTGCCCACTAACAGCTAAATATATAAAGTGGAGGGAGGCACAGCCAGCCATTCAAACCTTAAATCATCTGCAAAACTTAAACCAAACTCACTTGAAGTCATCCAGCTCGCGTTGATTCCGTTTTTTActcatattcatatttttcaacaAGTTTTTTAGGGGGGTTGAGACCGTTTCTAAGCATTTGTCCCAATGGCAGTGGACGCTGATTTTGGCATCAAGAGCAGCAGCATCATGCAAGAGTGGGGCGGACAAATCCAGCCCGCTCTTGTTGCGTCTTTTATTTTCCTCTTCTGTCTAGAAGTCTGTCTCCGGTTCCGGAATCCAAGGCTCAAGAGAAGACTGCCGGGACCCTTCGCCTGGCCCGTGGTGGGTAATGCCATGCAGATGGGCCAAATGCCTCACATCACCTTGGCCAAACTGGCCAAGAAATACGGTAACGTGTACCAGATTAGACTGGGTCGAAGCGACATTGTGGTCCTGAACGGCGACAGGGCCATCCGTCAGGCTTTGATCGAGCGTGGCCGGGAGTTTGCCGGCAGACCAAACTTTCCCTCCTTCCAGATGATTTCCGGAGGAAGGAGCCTGACATTTACTAATTACAGCAAAGAGTGGAAAGCGCACAGGAAAATTGCCCAATCCAGCCTGAGAGCCTTCTCCTCGGCAAACAGTCAGACCAAAAGCGCCTTCGAGCAGCACGTCATGGCCGAGGCCATGGAAGTGGTGCGTTCGTTCTTGCGGCACAGCAAAGACGAACAGTATTTCGACCCGTCTCGGGAATTCACGGTGGCCGCCGCCAATGTGCTGTGCGCCCTTTGCTTCGGGAGGAGATACGGGCACGACGACCTGGAGTTCAGAACCATGTTGACCAGGCTCAAAAAGTTCGGAGAGACGGTCGGAGCGGGCAGCCTGGTTGACGTCATGCCCTGGCTCCAATCCTTCCCCAACCCGGTCCGCAGCATCTACGAAAACTTTAAGAACCTCAACCAAGAGTTCTTCGCCTACGTGACGGATAAAGTAGTGCAGCACAGAGAGTCCTTCGATCCGGACGTGACCAGAGACATGAGCGATGCCATCATCAACGTGATCGAGCACGGGAAAGACAGCGGCCTGACCAAAGAGTTCGTGGAAGCCACGGTGACAGATCTGATCGGAGCGGGCCAGGACACCATCTCCACCGTCATGCAGTGGATCATGTTGCTGCTGGTCAAATATCCCAGGGAGCAAGAGAAGCTGCATGACCTCCTAGACAAAGCGGTGGGTCCAGATAGACTTCCCACGACCGCAGACCGCGGCAGCTTGGCCTACCTGGACGCCTTCATCTACGAGACCATGCGCTTCACCAGCTTCGTCCCCATCACCATCCCTCATTCCACCACTTCGGACGTCACCATCGAAGGTCTCAGCATCCCCAAAGACACGGTGGTCTTCATCAACCAATGGTCCGTCAACCACGACCCCCTCAAATGGAAGGATCCGCACGTCTTCAACCCCTCGCGTTTCATGGGTGACGACGGCAGCCTCGATAGGGACGCCGTCAACGGCATGATGATTTTTTCGCTCGGTAAGAGGCGGTGTATCGGTAACCAGATCGCCAAGGTCGAAGTCTTTCTATTCACGGCGGTCTTGCTGCATCAATGCGGCTTGGAGAGTGACCCCTCTCAGCCGGTCACCCAGGATTGCTCCTACGGGCTCTCCTTGAAGCCCCTCAGATACTGCATCACCGCCAAGCTCAGGGGAAAGTTGCTTGGTTTAGTTTCCCCCGCGTGAACTCCATGCATCAGCATTGTGACACGAGGCCAGAAGAGACTTCCGCACACTTACTAGCATACCTGTATAACGTATTACTGCAAAATATTCCTATTTAAGGAATGTAAGTGTCCAATTCATCACATGTCAGACTGCTAGAATTCAGGTCCATACCATTTTGGAAATTAAAGCCATAGGTTagttctcaaaaaacgacataagatCAAGAGCGAAATGCTTCTTTCGCATGAACTCGTAGAAGCTGCACATTTAATGCCCATTTGAACTAATAATGTAATGTCATACATACTTGTGAATGTTACCGTCACTTTTTTGACTCACTGTTCTCAGTCGTAATATCGAAGAATATATTTAACATTTGTCCAGTCACGCGTATACAAACGTGTTTTTATAAGCTTGAGGGAGCTGTAAATATAAGAATAAATGTTATCTATCTACTATAAACTACTGTATTCAAACCATGTGAAGACATTGCATTGAAAGTAATGGTGACAAGTGAAAAGAGAACTTGGAAGTGAAGAAGTAGCCTTTCATCAACATCTATCGGAGAAAATTTGCACAAACTTTTGTGCGAGGCTGCCAAACACCATTCCCAACAATACACAAAGCCCAGATGTGcaccacgttttttttttctcccatgagGCATTATCATGACattgtttgtttacaaaaattTCAAAGCTACACGGCTGTTCCCGCACCCTCTTTAGCCCTACACGCTCGGTGTAAGTTTATTTTCTCAAGCAACTACTCGGCGGGGCTTCATGTGTTGGCTTTAAATTATGACAAAATAAGCTACCGGTATATCTGTAATATTGATGAGAATAAAATATTGTTGAACGTGTCCTGTGTCTTATTGTCTCGGGAAGCAATATGCGTTGTCTGCTGGTTGTCAATAGCTGTTGTTTTAAGTGAACCAAAGCAGATTATGTCACAATGACTTTCGAAgttctttgttttgttgcacAAGCACACATCTCAACTCTGTTTGAAATTAGCACAATGCCGACTCTTTTGCAAAGACTTTACAAGACAAAAACCCTTGCTGTATTTACCCACAGAGagattaaaaaatcaataaaactagtACTGTGTAAAGCCTGAAAAAAGCAGTGGTCTTCAAGATTAGAGCAAGCGCACTGTGTTACATAAtaaaggggtgtccaaacttttcctTCAATTAatcctttcattttcatttgttaaatagatgtaaaatgggtagaaaaaaatcagttttaaaaaaagtattactatttttttatctatattttaaatttatttaaaacaaaatgttaaatgtttccGCTTTTGACATTAATACCTAACAAAGAGGCACTTTTAGTTTCAAGCGCCATCTAGAGTTAAAGCTGAGGAATacaacagaatgtaggctgtgtttaagattcttttgtgggcaatattaaatgatattgttctaattcgctacaggccaataaaaactgggcactGGGCCTTGGTTTCAACTTCCCTGATATAACACATTTATATTAGATTTTCGCAGAAGAAAACTGTTCCGTGcaacatgtttattttgttcAAAGACCATGACCATAAATATCTAGTTTTGGAGATGCTCCTTGAAGGAGGCCTAAACAGGACTAAAGTCCGCAAACTGCGGTCAAAAAAGGGAGGGCactaacctttaaaaaaaacaaatggagtCGAGGACCACTCCCACCATTGGGATACATATAAGTGAAGCCTTGAATCTGCTTTCTTCTAAAGTGGTCATCTCAAGACGACCGTTTTCTGCTCAGCCTGATCAATATCATCCATCTTTCTATTCACTTGGTCATATTATGAATGACTCCAAATCGTGAAAGCCTTGGATGAGACTTGAAGGAACACATTTTTCAAGGATTTGTAGATTTACTGCAAGTAAGCCATCTTTTCTCCAAACGGACAGCAGGACTGACGGCAAAGCGTGACACCATGGCTCAAATGGACGCCGAGTTTCCCGCGCGGGACAGCAGCATTGCCCTAGAGTGGAGTGGACAGCTCCAGCCTGCTCTGGTAgccacttttctttttcttatctGCCTGGAGGCCGGCCTATGGGTGAGGAACTTAAAGCTTAAGAGAAGACTGCCGGGACCCTTCGCCTGGCCCGTGGTGGGTAACGCCATGCAGCTGGGCCAGATGCCTCACATCACCTTCGCCAAATTggccaaaaaatacggtaacgtGTACCAGTTGAGGCTAGGCTGCAGTGACATTGTGGTCTTGAATGGCGACAGGGC from Stigmatopora argus isolate UIUO_Sarg chromosome 15, RoL_Sarg_1.0, whole genome shotgun sequence carries:
- the cyp1c1 gene encoding cytochrome P450 1C1 gives rise to the protein MAVDADFGIKSSSIMQEWGGQIQPALVASFIFLFCLEVCLRFRNPRLKRRLPGPFAWPVVGNAMQMGQMPHITLAKLAKKYGNVYQIRLGRSDIVVLNGDRAIRQALIERGREFAGRPNFPSFQMISGGRSLTFTNYSKEWKAHRKIAQSSLRAFSSANSQTKSAFEQHVMAEAMEVVRSFLRHSKDEQYFDPSREFTVAAANVLCALCFGRRYGHDDLEFRTMLTRLKKFGETVGAGSLVDVMPWLQSFPNPVRSIYENFKNLNQEFFAYVTDKVVQHRESFDPDVTRDMSDAIINVIEHGKDSGLTKEFVEATVTDLIGAGQDTISTVMQWIMLLLVKYPREQEKLHDLLDKAVGPDRLPTTADRGSLAYLDAFIYETMRFTSFVPITIPHSTTSDVTIEGLSIPKDTVVFINQWSVNHDPLKWKDPHVFNPSRFMGDDGSLDRDAVNGMMIFSLGKRRCIGNQIAKVEVFLFTAVLLHQCGLESDPSQPVTQDCSYGLSLKPLRYCITAKLRGKLLGLVSPA